One window of Macadamia integrifolia cultivar HAES 741 unplaced genomic scaffold, SCU_Mint_v3 scaffold23, whole genome shotgun sequence genomic DNA carries:
- the LOC122066241 gene encoding uncharacterized protein LOC122066241 isoform X2, whose amino-acid sequence MILSLDYFEASTSTGDCFEKNNSNNSHPRTEYSLRSRGHFWSRKLIRATAMLNFFGGQGLHWGSGTSDKVELTTAEVKSLQSEIADLEEREAHLRAQLEHLDEVLRSARLSGYLFIRSRWTALPGEPPIIDSDVDDWLPRFVVLHGLCIFFYLLSTDLSPQDSTLLSDIVEVGPLPSFVQEDEQTRYSFYILTCHGLKYECASLSEIQVDSWLKALRTACELGNDDTEAVKGTSKS is encoded by the exons ATGATTCTCAGCCTAG ATTATTTTGAAGCTTCAACATCAACTGGTGACTGCTTTGAGAAAAATAACTCTAATAATTCACATCCAAGAACTGAATATTCCTTGAG GTCCCGTGGTCATTTTTGGAGTCGAAAATTAATTCGTGCTACAGCTATGTTAAACTTTTTTGGTGGACAAGGTCTTCATTGGGGATCTGGAACCAGTGACAAG GTTGAACTAACTACTGCGGAGGTCAAATCTCTCCAATCAGAGATTGCTGatttagaagaaagagaagccCATCTGAGAGCTCA GTTGGAACATCTTGACGAAGTTTTGAGGTCTGCTCGACTGTCTGGCTATTTGTTTATTCGAAGT AGATGGACAGCATTACCAGGAGAGCCTCCTATAATTGATTCTGATGTTGATGATTGGCTTCCACGTTTTGTTGTTCTTCATGGGTTATGCATCTTCTTCTATTTACTATCTACAG ATCTGAGTCCTCAAGACTCAACCCTACTATCTGATATCGTGGAAGTAGGCCCACTGCCAAGTTTTGTCCAAGAAGATGAGCAGACACGATATTCGTTTTATATCTTAACTTGTCATGGTCTGAAATACGAGTGTGCAAGTCTTTCTGAAATACAG GTCGATTCTTGGTTGAAGGCATTACGCACTGCCTGTGAACTAGGAAATGATGATACAGAAGCTGTCAAAGGCACTAGCAAGTCATAG
- the LOC122066241 gene encoding uncharacterized protein LOC122066241 isoform X1 — MGDGLPKIEVFPDYFEASTSTGDCFEKNNSNNSHPRTEYSLRSRGHFWSRKLIRATAMLNFFGGQGLHWGSGTSDKVELTTAEVKSLQSEIADLEEREAHLRAQLEHLDEVLRSARLSGYLFIRSRWTALPGEPPIIDSDVDDWLPRFVVLHGLCIFFYLLSTDLSPQDSTLLSDIVEVGPLPSFVQEDEQTRYSFYILTCHGLKYECASLSEIQVDSWLKALRTACELGNDDTEAVKGTSKS, encoded by the exons ATGGGTGATGGTCTTCCAAAGATTGAGGTTTTTCCAGATTATTTTGAAGCTTCAACATCAACTGGTGACTGCTTTGAGAAAAATAACTCTAATAATTCACATCCAAGAACTGAATATTCCTTGAG GTCCCGTGGTCATTTTTGGAGTCGAAAATTAATTCGTGCTACAGCTATGTTAAACTTTTTTGGTGGACAAGGTCTTCATTGGGGATCTGGAACCAGTGACAAG GTTGAACTAACTACTGCGGAGGTCAAATCTCTCCAATCAGAGATTGCTGatttagaagaaagagaagccCATCTGAGAGCTCA GTTGGAACATCTTGACGAAGTTTTGAGGTCTGCTCGACTGTCTGGCTATTTGTTTATTCGAAGT AGATGGACAGCATTACCAGGAGAGCCTCCTATAATTGATTCTGATGTTGATGATTGGCTTCCACGTTTTGTTGTTCTTCATGGGTTATGCATCTTCTTCTATTTACTATCTACAG ATCTGAGTCCTCAAGACTCAACCCTACTATCTGATATCGTGGAAGTAGGCCCACTGCCAAGTTTTGTCCAAGAAGATGAGCAGACACGATATTCGTTTTATATCTTAACTTGTCATGGTCTGAAATACGAGTGTGCAAGTCTTTCTGAAATACAG GTCGATTCTTGGTTGAAGGCATTACGCACTGCCTGTGAACTAGGAAATGATGATACAGAAGCTGTCAAAGGCACTAGCAAGTCATAG